The Rhea pennata isolate bPtePen1 chromosome 9, bPtePen1.pri, whole genome shotgun sequence genome has a segment encoding these proteins:
- the LOC134144225 gene encoding glucose-dependent insulinotropic receptor-like — protein MVNLLYAVLHSLLSCLIPPANLLVIVAVYRLMRKQLGTGYIYILNLATADLLVGVMCIAEALDDILDGDFDSSKSFCLLRIAMIMTPCIGSILTLLLISLDRYLAVRLPLSYPTLLKKTPVILSLIVLWVVSFLFGHLPLILPSLQQSNYTGYCGLLYAARSEYLYALCFGVFAPALLALVCLHVSVGSIAYMQHTRLRRARAQAGPLHMHLRHFKALRTVLIVLICFSLSWGPYLVGGAVQATCSSCNLAGPLKDSLFLLGETNSLINPLIYALYSKDIRNHLAKLLKCRKAGLVKPLASMQVNVRTVGSCAGDRPEAPYL, from the coding sequence ATGGTCAACCTCTTGTATGCAGTGCTGCACTCCCTCCTGAGCTGTCTCATCCCCCCAGCCAACCTGCTGGTTATTGTGGCTGTGTACAGGCTGATGAGGAAGCAACTGGGCACAGGCTACATCTACATCCTCAACCTGGCCACTGCTGACCTCCTGGTGGGAGTCATGTGCATTGCCGAGGCACTGGATGACATCCTTGATGGGGACTTCGACAGCAGCAAGTCCTTCTGTCTACTGCGCATTGCCATGATCATGACACCCTGCATTGGCTCCATCCTGACCTTGCTCTTGATCTCCCTGGACAGGTACCTGGCAGTAAGGCTGCCGCTCTCCTATCCCACCCTCCTAAAGAAGACACCTGTGATCCTTTCCCTCATTGTCCTCTGGGTGGTCTCTTTCCTTTTTGGACACTTGCCTTTGATTTTGCCCTCCCTCCAGCAAAGCAACTACACAGGTTACTGCGGGCTGCTGTATGCAGCCAGGAGCGAGTACCTGTACGCGCTCTGTTTTGGTGTCTTTGCTCcggcgctgctggcgctggTGTGCCTGCACGTCTCTGTGGGCAGCATTGCCTACATGCAGCACACACGGCTCCGGCGTGCCCGCGCCCAGGCTGGACCCCTCCACATGCACCTCCGACACTTCAAGGCGCTGCGGACTGTGCTTATCGTCCTCATCTGCTTCAGCCTTTCCTGGGGCCCCTACCTGGTGGGGGGTGCTGTGCAGGCCACCTGCAGCTCCTGTAACCTGGCTGGCCCACTCAAGGACAGCTTATTCCTCCTGGGCGAGACAAACTCCCTGATTAATCCCCTTATCTATGCCCTGTACAGCAAAGACATTAGGAACCACCTCGCCAAGCTGCTCAAGTGCAGGAAGGCAGGCTTGGTGAAGCCTTTGGCATCGATGCAGGTGAATGTCCGCACTGTtgggagctgtgctggggaCAGGCCTGAGGCACCCTATTTGTGA
- the ERICH6 gene encoding glutamate-rich protein 6, producing MEACDSVNPTALMKPLGISVSMQTEASWLYEHLYKKSTMSEELSSLDILCDLEFKEDFTKLFKKSLCTLPSVGPPTLLAYRPESSRENIQIEIGEDYVPKCEYCGSLLKLFPSFEDVCPPSQYYKSKFCCEHYQELYEFILDERKNHEIAWSNTIAIGPHESHGNETERLLAKERAYQRQQERQMARQLAFLAAEQRSLPEYSSELNTISYLLSREPPSHSGRTLIPGEGRWCSKEEHIYYNITCCDFTVVGGKLLKSEFLEKYYKHGGKFLTVLPDRTAQLFYPSGNLAIIVVRETKRFICIVQEDKPNNARIQAVFQSNGRSTCYHPNGTVWININIQGGQYLDQAGNRVRTWTWPNTITSSGPHIPLSPIFISLNQHVGVRILGQDKIAVSFLAMGQQAKFNVGTKVQISAVSQLPPPAQLSEDDLLLFAFRIRIQRLFDKLHGCLTFPSNEQRDKIKPPPYLITQALKIIHLCMTSDVSEEVRSLVRGIINAQV from the exons ATGGAAGCATGTGACAGCGTCAATCCCACTGCTCTGATGAAGCCACTAGGAATTTCAGTGTCGATGCAGACAGAAGCTAGCTGGCTTTATGAACACCTCTACAAAAAATCAA CCATGTCAGAAGAGCTCAGCAGTTTAGATATTTTGTGTGACTTGGAG TTCAAAGAAGATTTCACGAAGCTGTTCAAGAAATCACTTTGCACGCTCCCCTCTGTTGGGCCACCCACTCTCCTGGCCTACAGACCAGAATCATCCCGAGAAAACATACAGATTGAG ATAGGGGAGGACTATGTTCCAAAGTGCGAGTACTGTGGTAGCCTGCTGAAACTGTTTCCTTCCTTTGAAGACGTTTGCCCACCATCACAATATTATAAATCG AAATTCTGCTGTGAACATTATCAAGAGCTCTATGAGTTCATTCTAGATGAGAGAAAAAACCATGAAATCGCTTGGAGCAACACCATTGCTATTGGTCCCCATGAATCCCATGGCAATGAAACTGAAAGACTCctagcaaaagaaagagcataCCAGAG gcagcaggagagacAAATGGCCAGACAGTTAGCtttcctggcagcagagcagagaagttTACCTGAAT ATTCAAGTGAACTGAATACCATTTCCTACCTGCTTTCTCGGGAGCCACCATCTCACAGTGGCCGGACACTGATCCCTGGTGAGGGCAGATGGTGTTCCAAGGAAGAACACATCTACTACAACATCACCTGCTGTGATTTTACCGTTGTAGGTGGAAAG TTACTGAAGAGCGAATTCTTGGAAAAATACTACAAACATGGAGGGAAGTTTCTTACTGTACTTCCAGACAGAACAGCACAGTTATT CTATCCATCTGGAAATCTGGCAATCATTGTTGTACGAGAGACAAAGCGGTTTATTTGCATAGTACAGGAAGACAAGCCAAATAACGCCAGAATACAAGCAGTATTTCAGTCCAATGGTAGAAGTACGTGCTATCATCCAAATGGAACTGTGTG GATAAACATAAATATTCAGGGAGGGCAGTATTTGGACCAAGCAGGCAATAGGGTGAGAACATGGACCTGGCCAAACACCATAACATCGTCAGGACCCCACATCCCGCTGAGTCCAATCTTCATATCCCTGAACCAGCACGTTGGGGTCAGGATCCTGGGCCAGGACAAGATAGCTGTTTCCTTCCTCGCCATGGGGCAACAAGCAAAATTCAACGTGGGAACAAAAGTACAG ATCAGCGCAGTTAGCCAGCTGCCTCCACCTGCCCAGCTGAGCGAAGACGATCTGCTGCTGTTTGCCTTCAGAATAAGGATCCAGCGACTCTTTGATAAGCTGCATGGATGCTTAACCTTTCCTTCTAATGAGCAAAGGGACAAAATCAAGCCTCCACCGTATCTTATCACACAGGCTTTAAAGATCATACACCTCTGCATGACTTCTGATGTAAGTGAAGAGGTACGCAGCTTGGTAAGGGGTATAATAAATGCACAAGTTTGA
- the SIAH2 gene encoding E3 ubiquitin-protein ligase SIAH2: MSRPSSAGPGASKPCGKPQHGPPPAAAIAAAGAGSSAVPAAAAVIAGPGAAGGGAVSPQHHELTSLFECPVCFDYVLPPILQCQAGHLVCNQCRQKLSLCPTCRGSLSPSIRNLAMEKVASAVLFPCKYATTGCSLTLHHTEKPEHEDICEYRPYSCPCPGASCKWQGSLEAVMSHLMHAHKSITTLQGEDIVFLATDINLPGAVDWVMMQSCFGHHFMLVLEKQEKYEGHQQFFAIVLLIGTRKQAENFAYRLELNGNRRRLTWEATPRSIHDGVAAAILNSDCLVFDTAIAHLFADNGNLGINVTISTCCP; encoded by the exons ATGAGCCGCCCGTCCTCCGCCGGGCCCGGCGCTAGCAAGCCCTGCGGGAAGCCGCAGCAcggcccgccgcccgccgccgccatcgccgcggccggcgccggctccTCCGcggtgcccgccgccgccgccgtcatcgcgggccccggcgcggcgggcggcggcgccgtgTCGCCGCAGCACCACGAGCTGACCTCGCTCTTCGAGTGCCCCGTCTGCTTCGACTATGTGCTGCCGCCCATCCTGCAGTGCCAGGCCGGGCACCTCGTGTGCAACCAATGCCGGCAGAAGCTGAGCCTCTGCCCCACCTGCCGGGGCTCGCTCAGCCCCAGCATCCGCAACCTGGCCATGGAGAAGGTCGCCTCGGCCGTGCTCTTCCCCTGCAAG TATGCCACAACAGGCTGTTCGCTGACACTCCATCACACAGAAAAGCCAGAACACGAAGACATCTGTGAGTATCGTCCCTACTCCTGCCCATGCCCTGGTGCCTCCTGCAAATGGCAGGGATCTTTAGAAGCCGTGATGTCCCACCTAATGCATGCCCACAAAAGCATTACCACCCTTCAGGGAGAAGACATAGTTTTTCTCGCCACAGACATTAACCTTCCAGGTGCTGTTGACTGGGTCATGATGCAGTCATGCTTTGGTCACCACTTCATGCTGGTGTTGGAGAAACAAGAGAAGTATGAAGGTCATCAGCAGTTTTTTGCCATTGTGCTGCTCATCGGCACTCGTAAGCAAGCGGAGAACTTTGCATACAGACTGGAACTGAACGGCAATCGTCGCAGGCTGACCTGGGAGGCAACTCCTCGCTCCATCCATGATGGGGTAGCTGCTGCCATATTGAACAGTGACTGCCTAGTTTTTGATACAGCTATAGCACATCTTTTTGCTGACAATGGAAACCTTGGAATTAATGTGACTATTTCTACATGTTGTCCGTGA